Genomic segment of Salvia splendens isolate huo1 chromosome 12, SspV2, whole genome shotgun sequence:
TCACAGTTTTTATGCATGGTTTAGGGCTGTGTGTTGGGGAGAGTGGTATGGTGTCTGTTGGTTTTAAAGCATTGCCATTGAGAAACAATAAGTCACATAATTCATCTCAGAACGGCTTGATTACCGACGAAGGTAAATCTTCATTTACACAGAGGAGAATGGGCAGGAAAGGAAGCAAGAAAGATAGTGGATTTCACAGGAACGATTCAAACAAAAATGAATCTGGTGGTGGACCAGGTGCAATGGGAAGTGCTCGGAAATTTTCACAGAACAACGGAGGTTCAGAATCTCAAGCGTCGTTTGTTAGGTGCTTTTCTTGTTTTGGGATTTAGTCGTGTGCTTTTTTCATTGTGAATGTGTCTCATGTAGATGCACTATTGTGAATTGTAGAAAGCAGGTTGATCCAGAGACAGCGAAGTACTTCTCAGAGATTACAAATGTAATAGAAGGTACAGAGGTGGACGTGGAGGAGCGATCTGTTATATGTGGTACTGCATTGGAAGAAGCCAGAGGCAAAGAAGTGGAGCTGGCAACTGATTATATTATTAGCCACACTATGCAAACACTTCTTGAAGGCTGCACTTTGGATCGGCTTTGTGCTTTTCTTCGAAGCTCTGCAGACGAATTTTCTCAGATTTGTATGGATAGATCCGGTTCCCATGTGGCAGAAACGGCCCTCAAGTCTTTGGCCAGGCACCTTGAGGATGACGAGAGCCACTCTATCATCGAAGAGACATTATCCGTATTATGCGAGGTATTGCTACTGACTAGAGTCCGAAGGAAATCCCATATTCTTAAATACCTTTACTCTTGGAATTGGTTATTGTTGATATGAAGTAAAAAATGTCCTGCAAACAACAGAAGATACATTTCCTTTGAACTTTAGAGCTATTTGATAGCATCTGCAACATTACTATCAAGTATCTAAATGGTTCTCTTTTATGTTTCTTACCAGGCAATTGTAGCTAATCCTGCTGAAATAATGTGCAATTGTTATGGATCTCATGTCCTGCGGAGACTTCTTTGTCTCTGTAAAGGAGTTCCCATGGACTCGTTGGAATTTCATAGCACAAACCCCTCTGTCGTGCTGGCAGAACGTTTGAATTTGCGATCATCTCACGTAGACAGTCTTAACACACCACAGAACCAGCCATTCCCAGATCAACTAAAATTTCTCATATCAGAAATGGTCGATCCTTCAAGGGCAGACATTGCAATCCTAcaaactaatcaatatagtagTTTGGTTCTGCAGGCAAGAATTTGCCATGGTTCCATTTTATTGCACAGGAACGGTGCTGACATCGTATCATATGCAGTTATGCACCACCATTGTTATCCATTACTATTATGTGTGATTTTGTGCACTAGTTTCTGTATCAGCTTGCTTAAATCTTATGAAAGACACATTTTCAAATGGCAGACTGCGTTGAAATTATTAGCTGGACAAGAGGAGGATCTGTTCCGTTTAATTCCCATTCTCCTTGGCTGCCCTACTGATGCTGCATCAGAAGAAAGCTTCATAGAAGTTAAGACAGCTAAAAAGGTTCGGCGTTTAGTGGAAGAAAATGCATACAGTCATTTGATGGAGGTAACAACTTAGCATGATTAACGTTTGGGACATGTAATTTTGCTCTGTGCTTATGACCTTTCCTCGTAAAACTTTTATCACCCATTTTTGCAGGTCATCTTGGCAGTGGCCCCTGATACAGTTTACAATGACATATTCACAAAAGTCTTCAAAAACTCTTTATTTAGATTGTCGTCACATTTCTGTGGAAACTTTGTCATACAAGCATTGATATCTCATGCAAGAAGTAAAGAACATGTAAGTTGAGTAACTATTGAAGCTTCGATAGCAAGCTTATATTCTGTGAAGTTATAAATCAACAAGTGTAGTTACTATATCATCATAATTTTGATTGAAAAATGTCTTCAAACAATGCCACACAGAATTGTTGAGATAAATAATGTAGGAATGAGAATACTCTAAAATTTGCAAAATTTACTGACAATGTCATACTGAAGTCTTTACATGGAAACCATCTCTATATGGTTTAATATAAATGAATGTGTTTGGCTCCAGATAAAGTTGATATTTGAGGAACTGGGGCCAAAATTTAGAGATCTTCTCGAGTTGGGAAGGGCGGGAGTTGTGGCGGCTCTTGTTGCTGCCAGTCAAAGAGTTCAGGAAAATCAGCATGAGGTATTCTTTTATATGCATATATGCATAATTGTTCCTTTCATTGGATTGGATACAGCTCCAATGCTCTTCTCATTGTTCATTAACTCTGGTTCTGTTATTTTTTCTGACAGTGTTGTCTAGCCCTTGCTGATGCTGTTTGTTCAAGAGACGAGTCTTCTGCGTGCATTATTCCACGGCTATTATTTCTCGACAATTACCTCTATTCGGCAGATAAAGAAAACTGGAGTTGGCCAAGTGGTTTTAAAATGCATGTTTTGGGCTCTTTAATGTTGCAGACGGTTTTCAAGTATCCTAGTGTAAGTGGCTTTTCTCTAATCATATTTTCTGCTTTGAATAACAGAGGCAATCTTTGGCCGTTTAAACAAGCCTAACCAGCTAATTATATAACTTCATGATGAGATAAAACTTATAGCATGACTACTGTAAGTATCAATAAGACAGATTAATGAATATTTGTTGGCCCATAACTTGTCTtgctcgattttttttttatgttttcctaTGTTTAAAACGCAATACAATTGGTTTCTTTCTGTATTACAGGAATTCATAAAAGCATATATCACCAGCATCACATCTTTAGAGGATAAACATGTTCTAGAAGCAGTAAAAGATCCCGCAGGGTCCCGTGTTGTTGAGGCTTTTCTCGTTTCAAGCATCTCCGCTAAGCAAAAGTACAAGATAGTTGCCAAGTATGATGAGAAGCTTCCCCATCTGTTCCGTTACCCTAACCCCCTCTTGTTTTACTGTTTTTATTCAATGCACAATCCTCACAGTGGTTAgacgtttttttattttgtatgtgaTATTCATCATAAGTTGTTGATAATTGAAGGCTTCGGGGACATTTTGGAGAGCTTGCTGTTCTTCCATCGGGCACATTTACCATCGAGAAGTGCTTCAACGCCTGCAACTTGTCTATGAAGGAAACAATTGTAACGGAACTGTTACCTTTCCAAGCAGAACTGTCTAAGAGTAGACAGGGCCCGTATCTCTTGAAGAAACTTGATGTTGAGGGGTAAATATATACTTTACTTTTCTAGATTGCATGCCCCATCTCGATATATTTCTTCTTGATCGTGCTCACGTCTTCCTAACTTCACATCTTTTGAATTTGACGAGCAAGTTACATATCGTCTACTTTGTTGATATTAATGAACCTTATTGCGTTTCTTTGTTTATAGATTTGCAAGACGACCAGAGCAATGGAGATCCAGACTAACCTCCAAACAATCCGTCTTCAATGAATTCTACGAAGCATTTGGACAAAAGGATGCCAAATCTTCTCGCGCCGGAAACTTTCTTTCTGATTCTTATAAAAACACTCAAGCGGAAAAGTTCAAAGGCACGAGGAAAGAAATAGATGATGGCCTTTCTTCCGGATTTGTTTCCAAATCTGGCACTCCCTTTCTGGCTCACCAGGGGTCTACCAAACCGAAAAAATCAGGGGATCAGAAATCGAAAACCCGAGGTTTCCCTCAAGACAATGACGATTTCTcgaaaagcaaaagcaaaaagcTTAAAACGTCAGCAGATGGAGACAGTGCTAAGAATGAGAAGAAACGGCGCAAGAAAGATGGATCGTCAGAATCTTCTAACAAGAAGCTGAAGGCTGGGATCAGTGATTAACTCAATCAATCTAATCTTTAAAGATATGGATGGTTCTcacaattttgttttattaatttcacATTTTGTACTCTCTTTTTTTGTCACATCGAAGAAATGGAATCAAACTAGATGAAAGCTCTTTTATACACATGTCTAAGCTAAGAATTACACAGAAAAGCAAATTGCAGCTACATCAAAATCTGTTGCAATCCTAAGTTGCAACAAAGCAGCCCTATCCTAGAAGAAACGATGAACTCTAATCTGCCTAAGACAGGTACTATCTTCTCCACCTGATGCTTTCGACACTCATCCTATGGACGATTAGACCTGGCACAAGAACACAACACATCTGAGTGAAACTTCATATGGAGAGGAAAAAGCCTTCAACAATTTTGGGAGTTAAAGTTACTTATTCTGCGTGGGATTTGATCTGCTCGGAGGTATTCTTCTGAAGCTCGACTTCTCCTCCTTGTATGGATTCTTCTGTTTTGCATCCAAACCCTGTAAAGACTCTGTAGCCGAGGTGGATGCATGCCCTCTCTCCAATAGGGATCTCCCGGCTCGAGCTCCTTGCACATTGGAATGCAGAATCAACGCCAATGCTAGAAGCAACGAGGCCACCACACTCAGGTTCAACTTCATATCTGATCTGATGCGCTCTGTTTAGTTTGAGCTGATACAATAACGATGGAGTTTAGCTTTTGTAGTGAGATTTAGAAGTGTGATTGAGCTCATCCAGGctattcatatatatttatatgcatATGCGTGTGTGCGCGCAAGATCTTGTTGGAATCATATGCATGTTGGATCATGTGATGTTTGTTTGACTATCATGTTGTGAGTCTGACTTACAGATTAGTTCTTACAGTTTCGGTGTGGTCATGTGATTGAGGCACGTGATCATGTATTAATCCTGCCAAATTTATTAATCTAATCTCTGTTTTTAACTTTTGGTGAATGTcagtttttagttgtattttatgattttgattgAAAAACACAGCTTcttatttgtttcattctttGTTTGATACTACTCTCTAAAATAATCGCAGCAGTTAGATCTTTCACAGTTGTTTTTTCAAGATTTTTTATTATGTATTACTACTTTTTAAGtgaagagtgatgtgctttttCTCCAATCTCTTATTTCATGTTATACATATGTAATTGATGACGatcttcaaaaataaaatatctgcAACTTGTAATGTATACTATTGGCATAGGTTTCGAAACATTAAATTATGATTGGGCAAAAATCTTTTTAACATGTTTTCTATATAAATTCATTAAGTAATTTAACttgataataaaaaattaatcagaTGCAATTATTTCCTACATTATCTAGGCTGGTTGACTGCTGAGAATTCACAATGATCACGAAAAAGGTATTGATAAggaaaattatagtactaaaaTAAACTTTCTAATACacatatttattttgatgatttaTTAATGCCAAAAGTCtaattaaagaattaaattaagatatacttgtaaataaattaaaaacactatttccaaaaattaatttatatttgggACATCCAAAATATAAGGCTATAAAATTATTGATGAGTACTCTCCCTCAGTTCCATTACAAgcgacacatttcttttttacacATATATTGGGAAAATAGATATAATAATGTAGATGAGACActctttttcattattttatttttaattttatttctatttattagtataattttcttaaaacacgtgcgAAAAAAAAATGTATCAACAAAGGGAGTATGAAAAGAGTATATTTCTATCATCAACTTCCAAACAGTCAGCTCTTTTCTCCCTTGTTCAATTTTTATCCCACTATTAAACACACAGACAAAGTTGGAGTAAAAGAAATGAGAAAAATTCAGCATTCACTCTTCCCAATCTACTCGTTCCAAACTATCACTTGACTGGGGATCCCAGAATTTGGAAACAGCAGAACTTGCTACAGCAGGTTCACTCAAATAGTTTGTAGCATTCCTGAAGTCCCTGATGAGGACTGCAGTCAATTCTGGGCTGACTGTACCGGCAGTAACGATTCTACACCCATCAACAGCCAGTGCTGAGCATCCATTCACTGCTTCTCTATCTGGAGCAGAACAAAGCAACGAATTTGTCTGTCTTCCAGTATCGACATCCCAAACATTAACACACTCATCATCTGGTCCACCTGTCACGATTTTGTACGAATCCATATGTATGTGCTTTATAGGGCCAGCATGTCCGTTCAGTTCAGTAGTTGGTGCTACTATACCCGAATCCGTAACTCTCCTGATATCCCATAGATTTCCTCTGCCAAGTGCCAACAATTTGCAGATTTTCATCACTTACTGTCAATATACTGTGTTTTATGGGTAAAAAAAACTACAAGCTAAAGTCTAGAGGAACGATATAGCAGGATGGAATTATCAAATGCAGATGCAACATGTAAATTTTGAATAAGGAAAGGTCATCACCTGCTAGTGGAACCAACACAGAGTAGAGATTTTGAAGGCAACAATTCAAATGAATGTATTTTTACTTGCTGGGATACTGTGAATGCTTTACACATTGTTCTCAAATCAACAGCCGTTACAGAAGGCCCGGCAGCTACATACAGAAGTGATTCATGGCATCTTATACCCACAGGTGCAGCAGGTACACAAGTCGTTCCCACACAACACGAGGTACGACTAGAAGACGATGCTGTCGTAGTGTCCCAGACCCTAACCTATAAAAGGGCATAATGATTGATTGTGATGCATATAACTCACATTTGATGAAACTATGTAGCATACATGACGCAGTTCAACAGATCCACCATATAGTGTTTAGAGAAATTTAGGTATTAATCAAAATTTCATGGGATCACAAACTAGGTAGTAAATAATCTTCTTCTTTCTATAACATAGGAAAGAGTAACACCTAGGATAGAAAACTAAACTATatacaacataaataaaaaacaactcCAACACTTGATGTGCAACACGAAAACTGCAGACAAGAAATGCTGACCAATACGGATATACCTTTCCGTACTTTGAAATGCTGACCAACAGGGATGCTTTGTGCCTATAACGAGACAGGAGAAGTTCATTAAAGGTAATGCTGATAGTTATAACTTataattcacaaacaaaaaACACTGAAATCCTAGGAAGCTTTATGGATATTGGATAATAATCACTTCTCCAGTTTGTGGGTTAGAAATATGAAAAGAAATATAGCAACTGCAAAGAGAACAAAAGGCATACCCAGCCACTGACATAAATGGCACAGCCTTTTCATGCCCATAAAGTGTGGCCTTCAGAGCTTGCTGGCCTCGATTTCCAGATGAGTTGATAGACCAAAGGCGAACTGTACCATCTTCACCTCCACTAGCGAATATGTTCCCAACACTGCCACCCAATAGTTTATCCGAGAGGGTGAGCACTGGGCCAGTATGACCTTTGAAGCATCGGTTCCCTCCCTAAGTCAAAATCAGTACTTACGGGGTAGTGTCAAACATCAAAAATGAATTTGTATCCATTCATCAACTACAAAAGAAATTTGCACCCAATTTCCAGGATGATTGGATTGGGGAGGGAGTATTAAGTAAACTAAAACCTAAAATACTCAAATTTACAGATCTACATGCACATTGATACAGATCAAGAATTGAAGATAGAGTTGGATTTGAGGAGAGAGTTCTTATTAAGGATGATCTTTAAATCATTTGGAAAAAATAGTTGCAACAGGATCAGGTTATTTTTTCATCTAATAGTAATGAAAAAGATTCCTATGAATATCAAATAATGAAAAAGATTCCTATGAGCCAAACAGTTTTGATATTATTTGATATTCAGTTTTGCAATTCCATTGAAGTCTTTAATTCATGCTATATCTTGTGAGTGGTTTAGTCAAACAGCTTGTGCATCGATATCCATACTTGAGATACATATACTCTTTTCCAATACCTTTGACCACAGGCGAATTGTATGGTCACTGCTTGATGTCAACAGAATATTATCATCTCGTTCGGACTCATTTTGACAAATATTTGCCTCTGTACGAGAATACAATCTGCAAACCCAACAATTTGGTTATAAgaattttgtgaaataaaaaaaaaactaaaaatatgaCAAAAAAAGTGATGATGCCAAGTCACTCATAGTTTGTTAAGAGTTAGAGAATGAGCAACCTGATAGAAGTAAGTCTTGCATTATGGTTACCGCAAAGTTGAAAAGAGAAGCCTTGTGGTGCTGTAGAAGTAGCTTCATGCACAAGGTCATCAGTCCTCAAGGAGTATAGTGATGGACCCTACAATTCAACAAAGTAATTCAATCATGATGAATGTTTTCTTAACAATAAGAGTTTAATAGGATTGGGCAAACAAGTAGAGTACCTTGGAGAATATAATGTCGTTTTTGTAAAACAGTATGTGGTGTGAATGTGATGGTTTTCCGACGAAATAAGAGTCAAGAAGCAGGGGATCAACATATCTAAACTGGTTCAATGTAGTATGCCTACGGAGATATGCTTCTCTATTGCTGGATTCTTCAGGCACAACATGCGGCCACTCTTGCCTgcaaaagaaatactactactactacttaagCACCAGAAATTACTCTATCATCTCGTTTTCAACTACACCAAccattatcaaaataataaggTTGAAAACAATTTAGTTCTTTTCAATTTGTTTCCAATAAGTTGAAAAAAATGGTAAGAGTatgtaaaattcaaaatttgaagaaaaaaggGCGACCTGAAGAGTGATTGCCATATGGAATCGGAGTAAGCGGCTCGATTAAGGTATTTGCAGGACATGGAGATGTTTGAGACATCTCGGAGGCTGAGGTATTTCGCGCAGTGACCCAAACAATCCAGATTGAGATCAGTTATGGCAGTGGAGCTCGAGCTCATTTCGATTTCGCCCACAATCGGAATCACACCCAATTTGGGAGCATCGCCCCTTAACTTACTGAATCACAccgaatttaattaataaatcaaattcggttcggttcggtgcGGTTCGGGTTTTCAAATCTTCATAAATATTCCAGAAACATCTCAAGCCAAAATCATAAACAAAGTTGGAACCTCTAAATTGTCAAATCCCCTTTCAAGTAGACATTGTGACCTTGTGATACTGCTTACAGTAGTCGATTGAAACTTGTTCAAGGTAATTTATTGCATAATTTTACCTTCTTGtgaatgtattttgtgtgaagATAATCATATTTTGTGGTTTTATCGTCTGATCTTATTGCCCATCAAGTGTTCGCAAAATTCGTTAGAGGGTTATTGCAGTTTGTCTTGAGagatttgtatttttaatcTTTACTCGAAAAGATTTCACATAATTAGAATAAACGAAGAGAAATTACGGCTAATGTCCATCAAGTGTTCGACGAAATTCAAAAGAAAGTTATTGACTTATTGTTGATGTCTAGAGTGGAAAATGAAGGGAACACGAGAAAGCTGCCTCTTTTTATACTTTCTATACGAATGAGATAATCTCTTTACAAATTCACAATGTGATTGCAACTAATTCTGTGTTTATGCTATGTTTATAAGAAAGGAAGAGAAATTATGGTTAATCAGGGAGGAGGAGGGTCAGTAGCTGTGGCGCAAA
This window contains:
- the LOC121759207 gene encoding pumilio homolog 23-like isoform X3, translated to MHGLGLCVGESGMVSVGFKALPLRNNKSHNSSQNGLITDEGKSSFTQRRMGRKGSKKDSGFHRNDSNKNESGGGPGAMGSARKFSQNNGGSESQASFVRKQVDPETAKYFSEITNVIEGTEVDVEERSVICGTALEEARGKEVELATDYIISHTMQTLLEGCTLDRLCAFLRSSADEFSQICMDRSGSHVAETALKSLARHLEDDESHSIIEETLSVLCEAIVANPAEIMCNCYGSHVLRRLLCLCKGVPMDSLEFHSTNPSVVLAERLNLRSSHVDSLNTPQNQPFPDQLKFLISEMVDPSRADIAILQTNQYSSLVLQTALKLLAGQEEDLFRLIPILLGCPTDAASEESFIEVKTAKKVRRLVEENAYSHLMEVILAVAPDTVYNDIFTKVFKNSLFRLSSHFCGNFVIQALISHARSKEHIKLIFEELGPKFRDLLELGRAGVVAALVAASQRVQENQHECCLALADAVCSRDESSACIIPRLLFLDNYLYSADKENWSWPSGFKMHVLGSLMLQTVFKYPSEFIKAYITSITSLEDKHVLEAVKDPAGSRVVEAFLVSSISAKQKYKIVAKLRGHFGELAVLPSGTFTIEKCFNACNLSMKETIVTELLPFQAELSKSRQGPYLLKKLDVEGFARRPEQWRSRLTSKQSVFNEFYEAFGQKDAKSSRAGNFLSDSYKNTQAEKFKGTRKEIDDGLSSGFVSKSGTPFLAHQGSTKPKKSGDQKSKTRGFPQDNDDFSKSKSKKLKTSADGDSAKNEKKRRKKDGSSESSNKKLKAGISD
- the LOC121759207 gene encoding pumilio homolog 23-like isoform X1 gives rise to the protein MHGLGLCVGESGMVSVGFKALPLRNNKSHNSSQNGLITDEGKSSFTQRRMGRKGSKKDSGFHRNDSNKNESGGGPGAMGSARKFSQNNGGSESQASFVRKQVDPETAKYFSEITNVIEGTEVDVEERSVICGTALEEARGKEVELATDYIISHTMQTLLEGCTLDRLCAFLRSSADEFSQICMDRSGSHVAETALKSLARHLEDDESHSIIEETLSVLCEAIVANPAEIMCNCYGSHVLRRLLCLCKGVPMDSLEFHSTNPSVVLAERLNLRSSHVDSLNTPQNQPFPDQLKFLISEMVDPSRADIAILQTNQYSSLVLQARICHGSILLHRNGADIVSYATALKLLAGQEEDLFRLIPILLGCPTDAASEESFIEVKTAKKVRRLVEENAYSHLMEVILAVAPDTVYNDIFTKVFKNSLFRLSSHFCGNFVIQALISHARSKEHIKLIFEELGPKFRDLLELGRAGVVAALVAASQRVQENQHECCLALADAVCSRDESSACIIPRLLFLDNYLYSADKENWSWPSGFKMHVLGSLMLQTVFKYPSEFIKAYITSITSLEDKHVLEAVKDPAGSRVVEAFLVSSISAKQKYKIVAKLRGHFGELAVLPSGTFTIEKCFNACNLSMKETIVTELLPFQAELSKSRQGPYLLKKLDVEGFARRPEQWRSRLTSKQSVFNEFYEAFGQKDAKSSRAGNFLSDSYKNTQAEKFKGTRKEIDDGLSSGFVSKSGTPFLAHQGSTKPKKSGDQKSKTRGFPQDNDDFSKSKSKKLKTSADGDSAKNEKKRRKKDGSSESSNKKLKAGISD
- the LOC121759398 gene encoding mitochondrial division protein 1-like produces the protein MSSSSTAITDLNLDCLGHCAKYLSLRDVSNISMSCKYLNRAAYSDSIWQSLFRQEWPHVVPEESSNREAYLRRHTTLNQFRYVDPLLLDSYFVGKPSHSHHILFYKNDIIFSKGPSLYSLRTDDLVHEATSTAPQGFSFQLCGNHNARLTSIRLYSRTEANICQNESERDDNILLTSSSDHTIRLWSKGGNRCFKGHTGPVLTLSDKLLGGSVGNIFASGGEDGTVRLWSINSSGNRGQQALKATLYGHEKAVPFMSVAGHKASLLVSISKYGKVRVWDTTTASSSSRTSCCVGTTCVPAAPVGIRCHESLLYVAAGPSVTAVDLRTMCKAFTVSQQVKIHSFELLPSKSLLCVGSTSRGNLWDIRRVTDSGIVAPTTELNGHAGPIKHIHMDSYKIVTGGPDDECVNVWDVDTGRQTNSLLCSAPDREAVNGCSALAVDGCRIVTAGTVSPELTAVLIRDFRNATNYLSEPAVASSAVSKFWDPQSSDSLERVDWEE
- the LOC121759207 gene encoding pumilio homolog 23-like isoform X2 — its product is MVSVGFKALPLRNNKSHNSSQNGLITDEGKSSFTQRRMGRKGSKKDSGFHRNDSNKNESGGGPGAMGSARKFSQNNGGSESQASFVRKQVDPETAKYFSEITNVIEGTEVDVEERSVICGTALEEARGKEVELATDYIISHTMQTLLEGCTLDRLCAFLRSSADEFSQICMDRSGSHVAETALKSLARHLEDDESHSIIEETLSVLCEAIVANPAEIMCNCYGSHVLRRLLCLCKGVPMDSLEFHSTNPSVVLAERLNLRSSHVDSLNTPQNQPFPDQLKFLISEMVDPSRADIAILQTNQYSSLVLQARICHGSILLHRNGADIVSYATALKLLAGQEEDLFRLIPILLGCPTDAASEESFIEVKTAKKVRRLVEENAYSHLMEVILAVAPDTVYNDIFTKVFKNSLFRLSSHFCGNFVIQALISHARSKEHIKLIFEELGPKFRDLLELGRAGVVAALVAASQRVQENQHECCLALADAVCSRDESSACIIPRLLFLDNYLYSADKENWSWPSGFKMHVLGSLMLQTVFKYPSEFIKAYITSITSLEDKHVLEAVKDPAGSRVVEAFLVSSISAKQKYKIVAKLRGHFGELAVLPSGTFTIEKCFNACNLSMKETIVTELLPFQAELSKSRQGPYLLKKLDVEGFARRPEQWRSRLTSKQSVFNEFYEAFGQKDAKSSRAGNFLSDSYKNTQAEKFKGTRKEIDDGLSSGFVSKSGTPFLAHQGSTKPKKSGDQKSKTRGFPQDNDDFSKSKSKKLKTSADGDSAKNEKKRRKKDGSSESSNKKLKAGISD